One Pleurocapsa sp. PCC 7327 DNA segment encodes these proteins:
- a CDS encoding cupin domain-containing protein yields the protein MTILKREEGQSLQVLGDRVCIKLKSAQSINNMAVVTVDVPPNGFVPPHTHAKEEESYYMLEGSMIMYLDGREFMIEPGDFVHVPARRNIVFLFDLG from the coding sequence ATGACGATATTGAAGAGGGAAGAAGGTCAAAGCCTACAAGTTTTGGGTGATAGAGTGTGCATCAAATTAAAGTCCGCACAATCTATCAATAATATGGCAGTTGTGACTGTCGATGTTCCCCCAAACGGTTTTGTCCCTCCGCATACTCATGCCAAAGAAGAAGAAAGCTACTATATGCTAGAAGGCTCAATGATTATGTATTTGGATGGTCGAGAGTTTATGATTGAGCCTGGTGACTTTGTGCATGTGCCTGCTAGAAGGAATATAGTTTTCTTGTTTGATCTGGGATAA
- a CDS encoding type II toxin-antitoxin system RelE/ParE family toxin has product MRYVFHPEALNEYTEAVQYYTEQRVEVAQAFVNAIEDTVYRIGEAPTRYTEIDDDVRRCMAKRFPYGILYTIEQDYILILAVMHCSREPGYWKNRR; this is encoded by the coding sequence ATGAGGTATGTATTTCATCCTGAAGCGCTGAATGAATACACTGAAGCAGTTCAATACTACACAGAGCAGAGGGTTGAGGTTGCTCAAGCATTTGTAAACGCGATCGAGGATACAGTTTATCGGATCGGAGAAGCTCCCACTCGTTATACTGAAATCGATGATGATGTTCGGCGATGTATGGCAAAGAGATTTCCTTATGGAATTCTTTACACAATTGAGCAAGATTACATTCTCATTCTGGCGGTTATGCACTGTAGTCGAGAGCCTGGATACTGGAAAAATCGTCGGTAG
- a CDS encoding COP23 domain-containing protein — MNKISRLFKGVNLLTVISTLVGIFGLDIAFSNKWPPLVIQETDRFSCELISHPNEGEVWTVVYRNGEKQDPWLKIAATLGSNWTPAERCQEIARRLELYRQDGLTQLTYRSDPNTPRQFVICVKTKVSGDNCPLLVTLRPNTDPYLSLRYMAETLTAGMNSN, encoded by the coding sequence ATGAACAAAATATCGAGGCTATTTAAGGGAGTAAACCTTTTAACTGTCATTTCTACATTAGTAGGAATTTTTGGTCTAGACATAGCTTTTTCAAATAAATGGCCTCCATTGGTAATTCAAGAAACAGATCGCTTCTCTTGTGAATTAATATCACATCCTAACGAGGGTGAAGTCTGGACAGTAGTGTACCGCAATGGTGAGAAACAAGACCCTTGGCTAAAGATAGCAGCAACCTTGGGCAGCAATTGGACTCCTGCGGAGAGATGTCAGGAGATTGCTCGACGATTAGAACTTTACCGCCAGGATGGTTTAACTCAATTGACTTATCGTTCCGATCCCAATACGCCCAGACAATTTGTCATCTGTGTGAAAACAAAAGTTAGCGGTGATAACTGCCCGCTATTGGTAACTTTAAGACCAAATACCGATCCATACCTATCACTGAGGTATATGGCTGAAACGCTTACCGCAGGAATGAATAGTAATTGA
- a CDS encoding DUF433 domain-containing protein, producing the protein MKLDRITSNPNRMNGQPCIRDLRLTVRRVLELLATYPDRQELFQEFPELEEEDIQQALIFASSYLDDRIVELPQSDETAA; encoded by the coding sequence ATGAAATTAGACCGTATCACCAGCAACCCCAATCGTATGAATGGGCAGCCTTGCATTCGTGACTTGCGCCTTACGGTTCGTCGCGTGCTTGAATTACTGGCAACTTACCCCGATCGCCAAGAGCTGTTTCAAGAGTTTCCCGAACTGGAAGAGGAAGATATCCAGCAAGCCCTGATCTTTGCCTCTTCCTACTTGGACGATCGCATTGTAGAATTGCCTCAAAGTGATGAAACTGCTGCTTGA
- a CDS encoding N-acetyltransferase, whose amino-acid sequence MLATLSTRKATTADIPFLARIEYEASLPPLNHCFWEDLLEGTETTALQFIEAELRTGASNWGSVEDFLILEAESKPITAAAGYVPDLEDYCPLRLSRLEGIAQELKWSRENLTVFRDRYLALWGGDLRPFFLTPQATWMIESIAVLPEARGRGFGKALLRALLEEGRSQQHDFAGIMVINGNDVARHTYESIGFKPYQTFHADYFWEQFKIEFPGVTKFGLRLN is encoded by the coding sequence ATGTTAGCCACCCTCAGCACTCGCAAGGCAACAACTGCCGATATTCCATTCCTTGCCAGAATTGAGTATGAGGCTTCGTTGCCGCCATTGAATCACTGCTTTTGGGAAGACCTGTTGGAGGGGACTGAAACCACTGCGTTGCAGTTTATTGAGGCAGAACTGAGGACAGGGGCTTCTAATTGGGGCAGCGTTGAAGATTTCCTGATCTTAGAGGCTGAAAGTAAGCCCATTACTGCCGCAGCAGGCTATGTGCCCGATCTAGAAGACTATTGCCCGTTGCGCCTGTCGCGTTTGGAAGGGATCGCTCAGGAGTTGAAGTGGTCTAGGGAAAATTTAACCGTCTTTCGCGATCGCTATTTGGCACTTTGGGGAGGAGATTTGCGACCATTTTTTCTAACCCCCCAAGCAACTTGGATGATTGAAAGTATTGCCGTATTGCCAGAAGCGCGGGGTCGAGGCTTTGGCAAAGCGTTACTCAGAGCTTTGCTAGAGGAGGGGCGATCGCAGCAGCATGACTTTGCCGGAATTATGGTAATCAACGGCAATGATGTCGCTCGCCATACCTACGAGTCTATTGGATTTAAGCCCTATCAAACCTTCCATGCAGATTACTTCTGGGAACAATTCAAGATTGAGTTTCCGGGAGTGACGAAGTTTGGTCTGCGCCTCAATTAA
- a CDS encoding DUF5615 family PIN-like protein has product MKLLLDQGLPRSAATLLSEAGIDTVHVAEIGLSAADDRDILQRARDDERVVVTLDADFHALLALSAATSPSVIRIRIERLRAQALTNLLLTVLDEFSEDLEQGVVVTVEPSRVRMRRLPLVKEG; this is encoded by the coding sequence ATGAAACTGCTGCTTGACCAGGGCTTGCCACGCTCTGCAGCAACGTTGCTAAGTGAGGCTGGCATCGATACCGTTCATGTTGCTGAGATTGGTTTGTCGGCAGCAGATGATAGGGACATCCTTCAGAGAGCAAGAGATGATGAGCGTGTAGTTGTGACTCTTGATGCTGACTTCCATGCTTTATTAGCTCTGAGTGCAGCGACTTCTCCTTCCGTAATTCGCATCCGAATTGAAAGATTGCGTGCCCAAGCATTGACCAATCTGCTCTTGACAGTTCTTGATGAGTTTTCAGAGGATCTAGAACAAGGAGTTGTCGTGACAGTTGAGCCGAGTCGAGTTCGTATGCGCCGCCTCCCGTTGGTGAAGGAGGGCTAA
- a CDS encoding cation:proton antiporter, with amino-acid sequence MNLLPSTLSFSSVWTHLPILAAATETETADGALVLAGVLLSLAVIYFTSKLGGEICLRLNLPPVLGELVGGVAIGVSALKLLVFPEGSADAGDSLLMQFLQATSALTPEGSQSVFAVQSEVISLLSELGVVILLFEIGLESDLKELIRVGPQAALVAVVGVVTPFALGTAGLVYLFHVPVIPSVFAGAALTATSIGITAKVLSEIDRLNSTEGQIIIGAAVLDDVLGIIVLAVVASLVKTGEIEISNVIYLIISAGVFLIGAILLGRFLIPFFIRLVDTMKTRGQLLLASLVFAYILSYTAQVIQLEAILGAFAAGLVLAETEKREELAEQIIPVADILVPIFFVCVGAKTDLSVLNPTVPSNREGLILAVFLMVVAIIGKVVTGWSVFGQPGINRLAIGIGMIPRGEVGLVFLGVGSASGALSKPTEAAIIMMVILTTFLAPPLLRIVFGAAETVPTVGEGTTEAVEATRKQ; translated from the coding sequence ATGAACTTACTACCTTCAACCTTGTCTTTTTCTTCTGTGTGGACTCATTTGCCCATCCTAGCAGCAGCGACAGAAACAGAAACAGCAGATGGCGCCCTAGTTCTCGCTGGCGTGTTACTCAGTTTAGCGGTCATCTACTTTACAAGCAAACTGGGGGGCGAAATTTGCTTGCGTCTAAACTTACCCCCCGTTTTAGGAGAACTGGTAGGCGGCGTAGCGATTGGAGTTTCTGCCTTGAAGTTACTGGTGTTTCCCGAAGGCAGTGCCGATGCTGGCGACTCGCTATTGATGCAGTTTTTGCAAGCGACCTCTGCCCTAACTCCCGAAGGATCCCAGTCTGTTTTTGCCGTGCAAAGCGAGGTAATTTCTCTGTTATCGGAACTTGGGGTAGTCATTCTCTTATTTGAGATTGGTTTGGAATCCGACCTCAAAGAGTTAATTCGCGTTGGTCCCCAAGCTGCATTGGTGGCAGTCGTTGGAGTCGTAACTCCCTTTGCCTTGGGAACGGCAGGATTAGTTTATCTATTCCACGTTCCCGTTATTCCCTCTGTCTTTGCTGGGGCAGCCCTCACGGCAACGAGTATCGGCATTACCGCTAAAGTCCTCTCGGAAATCGATCGCCTCAATTCAACAGAAGGTCAAATTATTATCGGTGCAGCGGTTCTCGACGACGTTTTAGGCATTATCGTACTTGCCGTAGTTGCCAGTCTGGTAAAAACGGGTGAAATCGAAATCAGCAACGTCATTTACTTAATTATCAGTGCCGGAGTTTTTCTCATCGGGGCTATTTTGCTGGGGCGTTTTTTGATTCCCTTTTTTATCCGACTGGTCGATACCATGAAAACTCGCGGTCAGTTGTTGTTAGCTTCGCTTGTCTTTGCCTATATTCTGTCTTACACCGCTCAAGTCATTCAACTAGAAGCCATTTTAGGAGCTTTTGCTGCTGGTTTGGTTCTTGCCGAAACAGAAAAGCGAGAAGAACTCGCCGAACAAATTATTCCAGTGGCAGACATTCTCGTCCCCATTTTCTTCGTTTGCGTGGGGGCAAAAACCGACCTCAGCGTTCTCAATCCAACCGTTCCCAGCAATCGCGAGGGCTTAATCCTTGCTGTATTTTTGATGGTTGTGGCGATTATCGGCAAAGTGGTGACTGGCTGGTCGGTATTTGGTCAACCCGGAATAAACCGCTTGGCGATTGGCATCGGCATGATTCCCAGAGGCGAAGTTGGCTTGGTGTTCCTCGGTGTCGGTTCGGCCAGCGGCGCTCTCTCCAAACCAACAGAAGCAGCCATTATTATGATGGTCATCTTGACGACTTTTCTCGCGCCGCCTTTGTTACGGATAGTATTTGGCGCCGCAGAAACAGTCCCAACCGTTGGGGAAGGAACGACAGAAGCTGTAGAAGCGACTCGAAAACAATAA
- a CDS encoding addiction module protein, producing MRSIEQLTEEILSLPNESRALLADKLVESLEFDTGSAIQAVWVTEAKRRRDEVRDGSVQPIPGEDALAQVRRLIEP from the coding sequence ATGCGCTCAATTGAGCAACTGACTGAGGAAATATTGTCTCTGCCTAACGAGTCAAGAGCACTCCTAGCAGACAAGTTAGTGGAAAGCTTGGAGTTCGATACCGGCTCAGCAATTCAAGCAGTTTGGGTAACTGAAGCCAAGCGCCGACGAGATGAAGTGCGAGATGGTTCTGTTCAACCAATTCCAGGTGAAGATGCTCTAGCTCAGGTCAGACGGCTGATTGAGCCATGA
- a CDS encoding AMIN domain-containing protein, protein MKVYWLMPSLISLFLCASPAEAGRLLSWRFETNQSRLIFTTDSGVAVQPKAQPISDPTRVLIDLPGITLGRPSIRQAYGGAVSSLRVGQFDAQTTCLVIELAPTGYTLDPQQVRIRGLSPTQWTLDLPTPSNSPDTIPSRSISTPVLVASPKPTDITDFQVTRNGFFIRLDRDGDNSKIRIKRSRDRRSLLD, encoded by the coding sequence GTGAAAGTTTACTGGCTAATGCCGAGTTTGATAAGCCTTTTCTTATGTGCCTCTCCAGCAGAAGCAGGCAGACTCCTATCTTGGCGGTTTGAGACGAATCAGAGCCGATTAATTTTTACCACAGATAGTGGAGTTGCAGTCCAACCCAAAGCACAACCGATCTCCGATCCCACCCGCGTACTTATCGACCTGCCAGGAATTACTTTGGGTCGTCCTAGCATCAGACAAGCGTATGGCGGAGCTGTCAGCAGCTTGCGAGTCGGTCAGTTTGACGCTCAAACGACTTGCTTAGTGATTGAATTGGCGCCCACAGGGTACACGCTCGACCCCCAACAAGTCAGAATTCGAGGTTTATCCCCAACTCAGTGGACGTTAGACTTACCGACTCCTTCAAATTCCCCAGATACGATCCCTTCTCGGTCTATTAGTACTCCAGTTTTGGTAGCTTCTCCAAAACCAACTGACATTACAGATTTTCAAGTGACGCGCAACGGCTTCTTTATTCGTCTCGATCGCGACGGCGACAACAGCAAGATTAGAATTAAACGCAGCCGCGATCGCCGATCGCTCCTCGATTAA
- a CDS encoding SDR family oxidoreductase → MIAVNLVAPIRLVKALLPALRRSDNPKIIFMGALSGRDNFPGREVANSASKFGLRGVVHSLREELRSQQIGVTVINPGNVGTPEVLGDLAAANLTGGEAIPLRDLLAILDCILSLSRATCIKEIDLPAMLGEGA, encoded by the coding sequence GTGATTGCCGTCAATCTGGTCGCTCCAATTCGGTTGGTGAAAGCGTTACTGCCTGCCCTGCGACGATCGGATAATCCGAAAATCATTTTCATGGGGGCGCTCTCAGGTCGAGATAATTTCCCAGGAAGGGAAGTTGCCAATAGTGCATCGAAGTTTGGACTGCGGGGAGTGGTGCATTCCTTACGGGAAGAATTGCGATCGCAGCAGATCGGTGTAACTGTGATTAACCCTGGCAACGTTGGCACACCTGAAGTTTTAGGGGATCTTGCAGCAGCAAATCTGACGGGCGGTGAAGCAATTCCTCTAAGGGATCTTCTTGCCATCCTTGACTGTATTCTTTCCTTATCAAGAGCTACCTGTATTAAAGAGATCGATCTTCCTGCAATGTTAGGTGAAGGAGCTTAA
- a CDS encoding ester cyclase, giving the protein MMNKDLNKNLIRDWIANGNNGFSGRFEDYISVDFVGHSRDGVVDFHELQRLELAFVEAFPDSHYSVEDLIAENDRVVLRVTTRGTHRKEFYGIAPTNRKVEFTGIVIYRIQDGKIVECWDEIDFARLCKQITE; this is encoded by the coding sequence ATGATGAATAAAGATCTTAATAAAAATCTTATAAGAGACTGGATTGCTAATGGCAATAATGGGTTTTCTGGGAGATTTGAAGATTATATATCTGTGGATTTTGTTGGGCACAGTAGAGACGGAGTGGTTGATTTTCACGAGCTTCAGCGATTAGAGCTAGCATTCGTAGAAGCGTTTCCTGACTCTCATTATTCAGTGGAGGATTTGATCGCTGAGAATGATAGAGTTGTCCTTCGTGTCACAACAAGAGGAACCCACAGAAAAGAATTTTATGGTATTGCCCCTACTAACCGGAAAGTAGAGTTTACGGGAATCGTTATCTATAGAATCCAGGATGGCAAAATTGTGGAGTGTTGGGATGAAATAGACTTTGCTCGTTTGTGCAAGCAAATAACTGAGTAA
- the clpB gene encoding ATP-dependent chaperone ClpB produces MQPTDPNKFTEQAWDAIVKSQDIARRFRNQTLEVEHVVLALLEKEGLATRIFGRANIDIPRLQQQLEAFANRQAKVSVVDQLYLGRGLDVMLDRAEASRESWQDKYISVEHLLMGFAEDERIGRRCLRIFNLDPQDLEANIKAVRGTQKVTEPNQEDKYEALAKYGRDLTEQAKAGKLDPVIGRDEEIRRVIQVLSRRSKNNPVLIGEPGVGKTAIAEGLAQRIVNGDVPESLKNRQLISLDMGSLIAGAKYRGEFEERLRTVLREVTNSDGCIILFIDEVHTVVGAGSREGSMDAGNLLKPMLARGELRCIGATTLDEYRKHIEKDPALERRFQQVYVKQPSVEDTISILRGLKERYEVHHGVKITDSALVAAATLSHRYISDRFLPDKAIDLVDEAAATLKMEITSKPVELEAIDRRLMQLQMEKLSLEGEEKRPGMLLLVDRASKDRLERIQQEIEELEVKQKELSCQWQSEKQMLEEINALKEEEEQLRLQVEQAERAYDLNKAAQLKYGKLEVLQRELEAKETKLIEIQSEGTALLREQVTEGDIAEIVARWTGIPINRLLESERQKLLQLEGHLHQRVIGQQEAVAAVAAAIRRARAGMKDPGRPIGSFLFMGPTGVGKTELARALAAFLFDSEDAMVRIDMSEYMEKHAVSRLVGAPPGYIGYEEGGQLSEAVRRRPYSVVLLDEVEKAHPDVFNILLQVLDDGRITDSQGRVVDFRNTIIVMTSNVGSEHILNVAGDDANYDKMHKRVTDALRKHFRPEFLNRVDDLIIFHTLKREELRQIVVIQIKRIERLLAEQKISLELTERALDYIVNAGYDPVYGARPLKRAIQREIENPIATKILEMTFGEGDTIVIDCVNNTLNFSKKELMRVVEPEVVHP; encoded by the coding sequence ATGCAGCCAACCGACCCCAACAAATTTACCGAACAAGCCTGGGACGCGATCGTTAAATCTCAAGATATTGCTCGCCGCTTTAGAAATCAGACCTTAGAAGTAGAACATGTTGTTTTGGCGCTTTTAGAAAAAGAAGGACTAGCTACGCGCATTTTCGGGCGTGCTAACATCGATATCCCCCGCTTGCAGCAACAGCTAGAAGCTTTTGCCAACCGACAGGCAAAAGTTAGCGTTGTCGATCAACTCTACCTCGGTCGAGGACTCGATGTCATGTTAGATCGCGCCGAAGCTTCTAGAGAAAGTTGGCAGGATAAATATATTTCTGTCGAACACCTGTTGATGGGTTTTGCGGAGGATGAACGAATCGGACGGCGGTGCTTGCGTATTTTTAATTTAGATCCGCAAGACCTAGAAGCCAACATCAAAGCGGTTCGCGGAACGCAAAAAGTTACCGAACCCAATCAAGAAGATAAATACGAGGCCTTAGCTAAATATGGACGCGACCTCACCGAACAAGCAAAAGCGGGTAAACTAGACCCAGTAATCGGACGAGATGAAGAGATACGCAGAGTTATTCAAGTTTTATCCCGGCGATCGAAGAATAATCCTGTCTTAATTGGAGAACCCGGAGTCGGGAAAACGGCAATTGCTGAAGGATTGGCACAGCGCATTGTTAACGGCGACGTTCCCGAATCTCTGAAAAACCGCCAACTAATTTCCCTCGATATGGGGAGTTTGATCGCGGGGGCGAAATATCGGGGAGAATTTGAAGAACGCTTGCGGACGGTGTTAAGAGAAGTCACTAACTCCGACGGATGCATTATTTTATTTATCGACGAAGTTCATACTGTCGTCGGGGCAGGTTCACGGGAAGGTTCGATGGATGCGGGCAACTTGCTCAAACCCATGCTAGCGCGGGGAGAATTGCGCTGTATCGGCGCGACGACGCTAGATGAATATCGCAAGCACATTGAAAAAGATCCTGCCCTAGAACGTCGCTTTCAACAGGTTTATGTCAAGCAACCCAGCGTTGAAGATACGATCTCGATTCTGCGAGGACTCAAAGAACGCTATGAAGTTCACCACGGCGTAAAAATTACTGATTCTGCCTTAGTTGCTGCGGCTACGTTATCTCATCGTTACATCAGCGACAGGTTTTTGCCCGATAAAGCGATCGATCTCGTAGACGAAGCCGCCGCTACCCTGAAAATGGAGATTACGTCTAAACCCGTAGAACTAGAAGCGATCGATCGCCGCTTGATGCAATTGCAAATGGAAAAATTATCGCTAGAAGGAGAAGAAAAGCGTCCGGGCATGTTATTATTAGTCGATCGCGCTTCCAAAGACCGTCTAGAACGCATCCAACAGGAAATTGAAGAATTAGAAGTCAAGCAAAAGGAACTCTCTTGTCAGTGGCAATCTGAAAAGCAAATGCTTGAAGAAATTAATGCCCTCAAAGAAGAGGAAGAACAATTGCGCCTGCAAGTCGAACAAGCAGAACGGGCTTACGATCTCAACAAAGCTGCTCAACTGAAGTATGGTAAGTTAGAAGTCTTGCAGCGCGAACTGGAAGCCAAAGAAACCAAACTCATAGAAATTCAATCCGAAGGTACTGCCCTACTGCGCGAACAAGTTACCGAAGGCGATATTGCAGAAATTGTTGCCCGTTGGACGGGGATACCGATCAATCGTTTGCTAGAGTCAGAACGCCAAAAATTGCTCCAACTCGAAGGACATTTGCATCAAAGAGTCATCGGACAACAGGAAGCGGTAGCTGCCGTCGCCGCTGCCATTCGTCGCGCTAGGGCAGGCATGAAAGACCCCGGACGACCGATTGGTTCTTTTCTGTTTATGGGACCGACGGGGGTTGGAAAAACCGAACTGGCAAGGGCGCTAGCAGCATTCCTCTTCGATAGCGAAGATGCCATGGTACGGATCGATATGTCCGAATATATGGAAAAACATGCCGTCTCGCGCTTGGTTGGCGCACCTCCAGGATATATCGGTTACGAGGAGGGAGGACAGCTATCGGAAGCGGTTCGCCGCCGTCCCTATTCCGTCGTCTTGCTAGATGAGGTCGAAAAAGCCCACCCCGACGTGTTTAACATTTTGTTGCAAGTACTTGACGACGGACGCATTACTGACTCTCAAGGAAGAGTTGTCGATTTCCGCAACACCATTATCGTCATGACCAGTAACGTCGGCAGCGAGCATATTCTCAATGTTGCGGGAGACGATGCCAACTACGATAAAATGCACAAGCGGGTGACGGATGCCCTCAGAAAACATTTTCGCCCCGAATTTCTCAACCGCGTTGACGATTTGATTATTTTCCACACCCTCAAACGCGAGGAATTGCGTCAAATTGTCGTCATTCAAATTAAGCGAATCGAGCGGTTATTGGCAGAACAAAAAATTAGCCTGGAACTGACGGAAAGGGCGCTAGATTATATCGTCAATGCCGGTTACGATCCGGTTTATGGAGCGCGTCCTCTCAAACGAGCCATTCAACGAGAAATCGAAAATCCAATCGCTACTAAAATTCTAGAAATGACTTTTGGCGAAGGGGACACGATTGTTATTGATTGCGTCAATAATACTTTGAATTTCAGCAAAAAAGAGCTAATGCGGGTAGTAGAACCCGAAGTCGTCCATCCTTAA